A region from the Geotoga petraea genome encodes:
- a CDS encoding MATE family efflux transporter yields the protein MEKNSKMLGSESIGKLLLKLSLPAMVAMMVQALYNFVDTIYIGRGIGTIGIAAVSVSFPIQMIIMALAQMVGIGGASIISRSLGAKDVVKAEKTLGNMLGIIAIFSIVIAVLGSIFIKPILGLFGATEAIMPYAIEYMSVIFIGNIFFSFAMTSNSVIRAEGNSKVAMISMLISGIMNIILDPIFIFGFDMGIRGAALATLLAQMTGVIYILTYFLGGKSTLHFHFKDIKFEWPILKETFSVGASAFARQAAGSILAVVLNNLLGLYGGELSIAVFGVINRLLMFTIMPMSGIAQGFLPIAGFNYGAKKYDRVKEVIKTATKVTTIFSVASYAILMIFPEILISIFTTDAELIAQAVWATRINVSVIFLVGFQIVGSSLFQAIGKAGPALLLSMSRQILFFIPIVFIMANSFGLEGIWATFPISDALAFTVTLIFVMREMKILNQTIEKQKIELSLQTETAE from the coding sequence ATGGAAAAAAATTCAAAAATGCTCGGAAGCGAAAGTATAGGGAAACTCCTTTTAAAACTTTCATTGCCTGCAATGGTAGCAATGATGGTGCAGGCTTTATATAATTTTGTAGATACGATTTACATTGGTAGAGGAATAGGAACAATTGGAATTGCAGCAGTATCAGTTTCTTTTCCTATACAGATGATAATCATGGCTTTGGCACAAATGGTTGGTATTGGTGGAGCTTCTATAATATCAAGATCCCTCGGTGCTAAAGATGTTGTAAAAGCAGAAAAAACACTTGGTAACATGCTTGGAATAATAGCTATATTTTCCATTGTTATAGCAGTTTTGGGGAGTATATTTATTAAGCCAATATTAGGTCTTTTTGGTGCAACAGAAGCAATAATGCCTTATGCGATAGAATACATGAGTGTTATTTTTATTGGTAACATATTTTTTTCTTTTGCAATGACCTCTAATAGCGTAATAAGAGCAGAAGGAAACTCCAAAGTTGCAATGATAAGTATGTTGATCTCAGGGATTATGAACATTATCCTCGATCCTATATTCATATTTGGTTTTGATATGGGTATAAGAGGAGCTGCACTTGCAACATTATTGGCTCAAATGACTGGTGTCATTTACATTCTTACTTACTTTTTGGGCGGGAAAAGCACTTTACACTTCCATTTTAAAGACATAAAATTTGAATGGCCAATATTAAAAGAGACTTTTTCTGTGGGAGCATCTGCTTTTGCAAGACAAGCTGCAGGGAGTATATTGGCAGTGGTTTTGAATAATTTACTTGGTTTGTACGGTGGAGAACTTTCTATTGCCGTATTTGGAGTGATAAATAGATTGCTTATGTTCACGATTATGCCTATGTCTGGAATAGCTCAAGGGTTCTTACCAATTGCAGGATTCAACTACGGAGCTAAAAAATACGACAGGGTAAAAGAAGTAATAAAAACAGCCACAAAAGTTACTACTATATTTTCAGTAGCCTCTTATGCAATTTTGATGATTTTTCCAGAAATTTTGATATCTATATTCACGACAGATGCAGAATTAATTGCACAAGCTGTGTGGGCAACAAGAATCAATGTATCTGTGATATTTTTAGTCGGCTTCCAAATAGTAGGTTCGTCATTATTCCAGGCTATAGGAAAAGCTGGTCCAGCTTTATTACTCTCAATGTCAAGACAGATATTGTTTTTCATTCCAATAGTATTTATTATGGCTAATTCTTTCGGACTTGAAGGAATATGGGCGACATTCCCTATATCTGATGCATTAGCATTTACAGTAACTTTGATCTTTGTAATGAGAGAAATGAAAATATTAAATCAAACAATAGAAAAACAAAAAATAGAGCTAAGTTTACAAACTGAAACAGCAGAATAA
- a CDS encoding MarR family winged helix-turn-helix transcriptional regulator: MKYIERKISCVFRNSHSFFDSVFKEFHIGRGQMHYFMYIVNHGNGLSQDEITHALEIDKATTARALKNLEDNGYIERKSDEKDKRIKRVFLTKKGADIKDELKKAAEVWEEKVTHGIEEEKMEIFLDVLDKMKENMIKQKKKEGVD; this comes from the coding sequence ATGAAATATATAGAAAGAAAAATATCATGCGTATTTAGAAATTCTCACAGTTTTTTTGACAGTGTTTTTAAAGAGTTTCATATAGGTAGAGGACAGATGCACTATTTTATGTATATAGTTAATCACGGAAACGGATTATCTCAAGATGAAATAACTCACGCTTTGGAAATAGACAAGGCAACTACAGCCAGAGCTCTTAAAAATTTGGAAGATAACGGTTATATTGAAAGAAAATCAGATGAAAAAGATAAAAGAATAAAGAGAGTTTTTTTAACTAAAAAAGGTGCAGATATTAAAGATGAGCTGAAAAAAGCAGCAGAAGTTTGGGAAGAAAAAGTCACCCATGGAATTGAGGAAGAAAAGATGGAAATATTTTTAGATGTTCTGGATAAAATGAAAGAAAACATGATTAAACAGAAGAAAAAAGAAGGTGTTGATTAA